A genome region from Pseudomonas helmanticensis includes the following:
- a CDS encoding NYN domain-containing protein, which produces MRTAFFVDGYNLFYGLLAGTPYKWLNLRSLLTHIAFVENPQSSVVSIDYFTSPIKPQLATRGRVSKEAQDAYVRAVRASNVTVHFGRHQLEPAKAPRFVDKHTQASRQDKVDIWKLEEKETDVHIAISMYRAASRQLMYEGAERLEQIILVSSDTDMTPALKALRTDFPGLIIGVILPHRSGSVRPLPGSLKDNSHWLRRFISAEELRLHQLPSRVATHKKPAIKPDYW; this is translated from the coding sequence GTGCGCACCGCTTTTTTCGTCGATGGCTATAACCTGTTTTACGGATTACTCGCTGGCACTCCCTATAAATGGCTGAATTTACGCAGCCTGTTAACGCACATAGCTTTTGTCGAAAATCCTCAGAGTTCAGTCGTCTCGATTGATTACTTCACCTCGCCGATCAAACCCCAACTGGCAACTCGCGGCCGCGTTTCCAAAGAAGCGCAGGATGCATACGTGCGGGCTGTGCGCGCCAGCAACGTCACCGTGCATTTCGGTCGTCATCAATTGGAGCCGGCAAAAGCGCCAAGGTTTGTCGATAAACACACCCAGGCGTCACGTCAGGACAAAGTCGATATCTGGAAGCTGGAAGAAAAGGAAACCGATGTTCACATAGCAATCAGCATGTATCGCGCTGCAAGCCGGCAACTGATGTATGAGGGGGCCGAGCGCCTTGAGCAGATCATTCTGGTATCCAGTGACACCGATATGACCCCTGCCTTGAAGGCGCTTCGAACAGATTTTCCCGGCCTGATCATCGGCGTGATCCTCCCACACAGGTCCGGATCTGTCCGGCCCCTCCCAGGTTCTTTGAAAGACAACTCACATTGGTTGAGACGATTTATTTCTGCTGAAGAACTGCGACTTCATCAGCTCCCAAGCCGAGTTGCCACTCACAAGAAACCAGCGATCAAACCGGATTACTGGTAG
- a CDS encoding efflux transporter outer membrane subunit, whose translation MSRVDRTDAFASRLAPTGKTLSKMWERACSRRGQLQQLTLSALLMASLTACTVGPDFQKPQPTQIADWAKPAKSAPSQAVSEPLNERWWEVFHDPQLSALTQRAVRSNLDLQLASSRLQQSRASRQVISADRYPKTAATGSYGRERNSGKGLSDPSGFDGDSAFNLWDAGFSASWELDFWGRVRRETEAADANLEVAENDRRGVLLAVLADTAQNYIQLRGVQNTRAVTEQNLDVARHSLKLSQLRLADGVATDLDVAEAAAQVAAIESRLPALEQRQSQLINAISLLMGEPPQALAKELSTDAAVPQSPLQVAIGLPSQLAERRPDIRQAESRLHAATANIGVAKGDFYPRITLSGNLGSQAMQLSDFGSWGSRAFGIGPQFSLPLFDGGRLRGVLQLREAQQQEAAIAYQQTVLRAWHEIDDQLTAYNASQRRRDSLAEAVRQNQIALRTAQQQYVEGVVDFVNVLTVQGALLATQEQWVESSTGVSLAMVGLYKALGGGWESVYPLAKAPTSNPV comes from the coding sequence ATGAGCCGTGTTGATCGAACCGACGCCTTCGCGAGCAGGCTCGCTCCCACAGGGAAAACGCTATCCAAAATGTGGGAGCGAGCCTGCTCGCGAAGAGGCCAGTTGCAGCAACTCACTTTAAGTGCGTTGCTTATGGCCAGTCTCACCGCCTGCACCGTCGGCCCAGACTTCCAAAAACCCCAGCCAACACAAATCGCCGACTGGGCCAAACCCGCCAAGTCCGCCCCGAGCCAAGCCGTCAGCGAACCCCTCAACGAACGCTGGTGGGAAGTCTTCCACGACCCGCAACTCTCGGCGCTGACCCAGCGCGCGGTACGCAGCAACCTTGACCTGCAACTGGCCAGCAGCCGCTTGCAACAAAGCCGCGCCTCACGCCAGGTCATCAGCGCCGATCGCTATCCGAAAACCGCCGCGACCGGCAGCTATGGCCGCGAACGCAACAGTGGCAAGGGCCTGAGCGATCCATCCGGATTTGACGGTGATTCCGCCTTCAATCTCTGGGACGCCGGTTTCTCCGCTTCCTGGGAGCTGGATTTCTGGGGCCGTGTGCGCCGCGAAACCGAGGCCGCCGACGCCAATCTCGAGGTTGCCGAAAACGACCGTCGGGGTGTGCTGCTGGCTGTGCTCGCCGACACCGCGCAAAACTACATTCAATTGCGCGGGGTGCAGAACACCCGCGCCGTCACCGAGCAGAACCTCGACGTGGCGCGGCATAGCCTGAAACTTTCGCAACTGCGTCTGGCCGACGGTGTGGCGACCGATCTGGACGTCGCCGAAGCCGCCGCGCAAGTTGCCGCCATCGAGTCGCGCCTGCCGGCGCTGGAACAACGCCAATCGCAACTGATCAATGCGATCAGTCTGTTGATGGGGGAACCGCCACAGGCTTTGGCCAAAGAGTTATCCACAGACGCTGCGGTGCCGCAGTCGCCACTGCAGGTCGCCATCGGCTTGCCGTCGCAACTGGCCGAGCGGCGTCCGGACATTCGCCAGGCCGAATCTCGTCTGCATGCGGCGACCGCCAACATTGGCGTGGCCAAGGGCGATTTCTATCCGCGCATCACCCTGTCCGGCAACCTCGGTTCGCAAGCCATGCAGCTCAGCGATTTCGGCTCGTGGGGCTCGCGTGCTTTCGGTATCGGCCCGCAATTCAGCCTGCCATTGTTCGACGGCGGCCGCCTGCGCGGCGTGCTGCAATTGCGCGAAGCCCAGCAACAGGAAGCGGCCATCGCCTACCAGCAAACCGTGCTGCGCGCCTGGCACGAAATCGACGATCAATTGACTGCCTACAACGCCAGTCAACGCCGCCGCGACAGCCTCGCCGAAGCCGTGCGCCAGAACCAGATCGCCCTGCGTACCGCGCAACAGCAATACGTCGAAGGCGTAGTCGATTTCGTTAACGTGCTGACGGTGCAAGGCGCACTGCTGGCGACGCAGGAGCAGTGGGTGGAAAGCTCGACCGGCGTATCGCTGGCGATGGTCGGGTTGTACAAGGCGTTGGGTGGGGGATGGGAGTCGGTGTATCCGCTGGCGAAAGCTCCTACCAGTAATCCGGTTTGA
- a CDS encoding HlyD family secretion protein, with amino-acid sequence MTTQAKQKLAVAVATALAVGVLVYLAMPGLFGKRTQQGTNDAYVSADYTLVVPRVAGFIKEVLVEDNQQVKAGQLLALIDDRDLRASAEAADAQTLVARAQLHNARATLERQTSVIAQAQASVVSAKAEMAFAQQELNRYNHLAGVGAGTVQNAQQARTRIDQATAHLDTASAKLAAERKQVDILTAQRDAAEGSLKHAQAALEIASFELSYTRITAPQDGMIGERAVRVGAYVTPGSKLLAVVPLKQAYVVANFQETQLTDVKPGQQVQVRVDSLGGEALNGRVESIAPATGVTFAAVKPDNATGNFTKVVQRIPVKIMLEPGQPLAERLRVGMSVEARIDTASSAKSVREVTQR; translated from the coding sequence ATGACGACTCAAGCAAAGCAAAAACTCGCGGTGGCCGTAGCGACCGCGCTGGCTGTCGGAGTGCTGGTGTATCTGGCCATGCCCGGCCTGTTTGGCAAACGTACGCAACAAGGCACCAACGATGCCTACGTTTCTGCCGACTACACCTTGGTGGTGCCGCGCGTGGCCGGTTTCATCAAGGAAGTGCTGGTGGAGGACAACCAGCAAGTGAAGGCCGGGCAGTTGCTGGCGCTGATCGATGATCGCGATTTGCGTGCATCCGCCGAAGCAGCCGATGCGCAAACGCTGGTCGCGCGGGCACAATTGCACAACGCCAGGGCGACACTGGAGCGCCAGACATCGGTGATCGCCCAGGCGCAGGCATCAGTGGTATCGGCCAAGGCAGAAATGGCCTTCGCCCAGCAGGAATTGAATCGCTACAACCATTTGGCCGGCGTCGGTGCCGGCACCGTGCAGAACGCGCAGCAGGCACGTACGCGTATCGATCAGGCCACTGCGCACCTCGACACGGCGAGCGCAAAACTGGCGGCGGAGCGCAAACAGGTCGACATCCTTACGGCCCAGCGGGATGCCGCAGAGGGCAGTTTGAAACACGCACAGGCTGCGCTGGAAATCGCCAGTTTCGAGCTTTCCTACACGCGCATCACTGCGCCGCAGGACGGCATGATCGGTGAGCGCGCCGTGCGCGTCGGCGCTTATGTCACACCGGGCAGCAAGCTGCTGGCGGTGGTGCCGCTGAAGCAGGCGTACGTCGTAGCCAATTTTCAGGAGACGCAACTGACTGATGTAAAGCCGGGGCAGCAAGTGCAAGTGCGTGTCGACAGCCTCGGTGGCGAGGCTTTGAACGGCCGGGTGGAAAGCATCGCCCCGGCTACTGGCGTGACGTTCGCGGCAGTAAAACCGGATAACGCCACGGGCAACTTCACCAAGGTGGTGCAGCGCATTCCGGTGAAGATCATGCTCGAACCGGGTCAGCCGTTGGCTGAGCGGTTGCGGGTGGGCATGTCGGTGGAGGCGCGGATTGATACCGCCAGCTCGGCGAAGTCTGTGCGTGAGGTGACTCAGCGATGA
- a CDS encoding MFS transporter codes for MTSLTVPAPVAAASPAQAITPPVFGARIIIGLVGVLLAVLVSGLNEMVTKVALADIRGALGIGYDEGTWLVACYAATSVAAMAFAPWCSVTFSLRRFTLCAISLFTLLGVLCPFAPNYESLLLMRTLQGLAGGALPPMLMTVALRFLPPNFKLYGLAGYALTATFGPGLGTPLAGMWGEYVGWQWTFWQIVVPCLIAMAMVAYGIPQDPLRLERLKSFNWKGLLLGFPAICMLVIGLLQGNRLDWFESSLICGLLGAGTLLLVAFMINEWSQPIPFFKLQMLGIRNLSFALLTLAGVLVVLQAVVLIPSSYLAQVQGYRPVQTAPIMLIAALPQLLALPLVAALCNLRWVDCRWVLGIGLSMLALSCLGGSLLTAEWNRENFYALQWLQIFGQPMAVLPLLMLSTGSITPMDGPFASAWFNTVKGLAAVVATGVLEALTTARVHFHSTMLIDNLGNSPLAERSDPGLAHRLHEQAVVLTSSDLYVCMAGVAVALILLIFWLPTRIFPPRAPT; via the coding sequence ATGACATCCCTGACGGTCCCGGCGCCTGTCGCTGCGGCCAGCCCGGCGCAGGCGATCACGCCACCGGTGTTCGGGGCGCGGATCATCATCGGTCTGGTCGGCGTATTGCTGGCAGTGCTGGTGTCGGGCCTCAACGAGATGGTGACCAAGGTTGCCCTCGCCGATATTCGGGGCGCACTGGGCATTGGCTACGATGAGGGCACCTGGTTGGTGGCCTGTTACGCGGCAACTTCGGTCGCCGCCATGGCCTTCGCGCCGTGGTGCTCGGTGACCTTCTCGCTGCGGCGTTTCACGCTCTGCGCAATCAGCCTGTTCACTTTGCTCGGCGTGCTCTGCCCGTTTGCGCCGAACTACGAAAGCCTGCTGTTGATGCGCACCTTGCAAGGCTTGGCCGGTGGGGCCTTACCGCCGATGCTGATGACCGTTGCCCTGCGCTTCCTGCCGCCGAATTTCAAACTATATGGCCTGGCCGGGTACGCGCTGACCGCCACCTTCGGCCCAGGGTTGGGTACGCCGCTCGCGGGCATGTGGGGCGAATACGTCGGCTGGCAATGGACCTTCTGGCAAATCGTGGTGCCGTGCCTGATCGCCATGGCGATGGTGGCTTACGGCATTCCGCAGGATCCGCTGCGGCTGGAACGCCTCAAATCATTCAACTGGAAAGGACTGCTGCTGGGCTTTCCGGCGATCTGCATGCTGGTCATCGGTCTGTTGCAGGGCAATCGCCTCGACTGGTTCGAGTCGAGCCTGATCTGCGGCCTGCTCGGCGCCGGCACGCTGCTGCTGGTGGCTTTCATGATCAACGAGTGGTCGCAGCCGATCCCGTTCTTCAAGTTGCAGATGCTCGGTATTCGCAATCTGTCATTTGCGTTGCTGACCCTCGCCGGGGTGCTGGTGGTGTTGCAGGCGGTGGTGTTGATTCCGTCGAGTTATCTGGCGCAAGTGCAGGGCTATCGGCCGGTTCAGACCGCGCCAATCATGTTGATCGCAGCGTTGCCGCAGTTGCTCGCGCTGCCGCTGGTGGCCGCGCTGTGCAATTTGCGTTGGGTCGATTGCCGCTGGGTTCTCGGGATTGGCTTGAGCATGTTGGCGCTGTCCTGTCTGGGCGGTTCGCTGCTGACCGCAGAATGGAACCGCGAAAATTTCTACGCGCTGCAATGGCTGCAGATTTTCGGTCAGCCGATGGCGGTGTTGCCGCTGCTGATGCTCTCGACCGGCAGCATTACTCCGATGGACGGGCCGTTCGCCTCGGCATGGTTCAACACCGTCAAAGGCCTGGCTGCGGTGGTTGCCACCGGGGTGCTTGAAGCGCTGACCACAGCGCGGGTGCATTTTCACTCGACCATGCTGATCGACAACCTCGGCAACTCACCACTGGCCGAGCGCAGCGATCCCGGTCTTGCCCATCGCTTGCACGAGCAGGCCGTGGTGCTGACTTCTTCCGATCTCTATGTGTGCATGGCCGGCGTCGCAGTGGCGCTGATCCTGCTGATTTTCTGGCTGCCGACGCGGATTTTTCCACCGCGCGCACCGACCTGA
- a CDS encoding LysR family transcriptional regulator, with product MQLPDMNLLVALDALLDEGSVVGAARRMNLSPAAMSRTLTRIREAIGDPILVRAGRGLVPTPKALELRDQVRDVVEQAALLFRSADAVDLGTLRRRFSIRANDFFVGVYGGKLFDTLDQMAPHCELRFVPEGDGDDEALREGRIDLSVSNTRPLSPEVKVQNLFSTHFVGLVREDHPLLDGEITAERYAGFSHISMSRRGIARGPIDAALNALGLERRVAVIAPSFHAAMFALPDSDLILPVPKEALLSVRRLGLKLRSFDLPIPLPTLMLTQAWHPRFDKDPAHRWLRETLKTCCDETWLAAQP from the coding sequence ATGCAACTCCCGGACATGAATCTTCTGGTCGCCCTCGACGCCTTGCTCGACGAGGGCAGCGTGGTCGGCGCCGCGCGGCGGATGAACCTCAGTCCGGCCGCGATGAGCCGCACACTGACGCGAATCCGCGAAGCCATCGGCGATCCGATCCTCGTGCGTGCTGGTCGTGGACTGGTGCCAACCCCCAAAGCGCTGGAATTGCGCGACCAGGTACGCGATGTGGTCGAGCAGGCCGCGCTGCTGTTCCGTTCGGCGGACGCCGTGGACCTCGGCACTTTGCGCCGGCGTTTCAGCATCCGCGCCAATGACTTTTTCGTCGGCGTTTATGGCGGCAAACTATTCGATACGCTTGACCAGATGGCGCCGCACTGCGAGCTGCGCTTCGTCCCGGAAGGTGATGGCGATGATGAAGCGCTGCGCGAAGGGCGCATCGACCTGAGCGTCAGCAATACGCGCCCACTGAGCCCGGAAGTGAAGGTGCAGAATCTGTTTTCCACACACTTCGTTGGCCTGGTGCGCGAAGACCATCCGCTGCTCGATGGCGAAATCACCGCTGAGCGCTATGCCGGGTTTTCCCACATCAGCATGTCGCGCCGTGGCATTGCTCGCGGCCCCATCGACGCAGCGCTGAATGCCTTGGGCCTGGAGCGGCGGGTGGCGGTGATTGCGCCGAGCTTTCATGCGGCAATGTTTGCGTTGCCGGATTCTGATCTGATCCTGCCCGTACCCAAAGAGGCGCTGCTCAGTGTGCGCCGATTGGGCTTGAAACTGCGCTCGTTCGACCTGCCGATCCCGCTGCCGACGCTGATGCTGACTCAAGCCTGGCATCCGCGTTTCGATAAAGACCCGGCGCACCGCTGGCTGCGTGAAACCCTGAAAACCTGCTGCGACGAAACCTGGCTGGCTGCCCAGCCCTGA
- a CDS encoding ABC transporter permease, which produces MSHSSSVREEFETVLQPLTEVPVERELSLGTRLWQQGWLRKSLILILLAVLWEIVARVQNNDLLLPSFLQTSHALYDGLLSGELLGKVWISLVVLLKGYLIGIVLAFALTTLAVSTQFGRDLLSTLTSMFNPLPAIALLPLALLWFGLGQNSLIFVLVHSVLWALALNTYAGFLGVSETLRMAGRNYGLKGMRFVLFILIPAALPSILAGLKIGWAFAWRTLIAAELVFGATSGKGGLGWYIFQNRNELYTDKVFAGLAVVILIGLLVENLVFDTLERVTVKRWGMQR; this is translated from the coding sequence ATGAGCCATTCATCATCTGTGCGTGAAGAGTTCGAAACGGTCTTGCAGCCGTTGACTGAAGTGCCGGTCGAGCGCGAACTGTCGCTCGGTACGCGGCTGTGGCAGCAGGGTTGGCTGCGGAAAAGCCTGATTCTGATATTGCTCGCGGTGCTCTGGGAAATCGTCGCCCGGGTGCAAAACAACGACCTGCTGCTGCCAAGTTTTCTGCAGACCAGTCACGCGCTGTACGACGGCCTGCTCAGCGGCGAGTTGCTCGGCAAGGTGTGGATATCGCTGGTGGTGCTGCTCAAGGGCTATCTGATCGGCATCGTTCTGGCGTTTGCGCTGACCACGCTGGCGGTCTCGACGCAGTTTGGTCGAGACCTGTTGAGCACACTGACGTCGATGTTCAACCCGCTGCCGGCGATTGCCCTGCTACCCTTGGCCTTGTTGTGGTTTGGCCTGGGGCAGAACAGCCTGATTTTTGTACTGGTGCATTCGGTGCTCTGGGCGCTGGCGCTGAACACCTATGCCGGTTTTCTCGGCGTGTCTGAAACCCTGCGCATGGCCGGGCGCAACTATGGCTTGAAGGGCATGCGCTTTGTCTTGTTCATCCTGATTCCGGCGGCGCTGCCATCGATTCTCGCCGGGCTGAAGATTGGCTGGGCGTTTGCCTGGCGTACGCTGATCGCGGCGGAATTGGTGTTTGGCGCCACCAGCGGCAAGGGCGGATTGGGCTGGTACATCTTCCAGAACCGCAACGAACTGTACACCGACAAGGTGTTTGCCGGGTTGGCGGTGGTGATCCTGATCGGTTTGCTGGTGGAGAACCTGGTGTTCGACACGCTGGAGCGGGTGACCGTAAAACGCTGGGGCATGCAGCGCTGA
- a CDS encoding ABC transporter ATP-binding protein, producing the protein MNAPLPGHAASKPIVSAEALLAVDHVSLEYRTPQRVVRATHQVSFEVDRQDRFVLLGPSGCGKSTLLKAVAGFIAPCEGEIRLQGQRVDAPGPDRIVVFQEFDQLPPWKTVKQNVMFPLLASRTLKKKEAEERALHYLEKVGLAAFADAYPHTLSGGMKARVAIARALAMQPKILLMDEPFAALDALTRRKMQEELLLLWEEVRFTLLFVTHSIEEALVVGNRILLLSPHPGRVRAEVHSHQYDLQSLGGVAFQESARRIHRLLFDEGQSPETEQVHDFNDIRIAY; encoded by the coding sequence ATGAACGCCCCTTTGCCAGGCCACGCGGCCAGCAAGCCGATTGTCAGCGCCGAAGCGCTGCTGGCCGTCGACCATGTCAGCCTTGAATACCGCACCCCGCAACGCGTGGTGCGGGCCACCCATCAAGTCAGTTTTGAAGTCGACCGACAGGATCGTTTTGTGCTGCTCGGCCCGTCCGGCTGCGGTAAGTCCACCTTGTTAAAAGCTGTCGCGGGATTTATCGCGCCGTGCGAAGGCGAGATCCGTCTGCAAGGCCAGCGCGTCGATGCGCCGGGGCCGGACCGGATCGTGGTGTTTCAGGAATTCGATCAACTGCCGCCGTGGAAAACCGTCAAACAGAACGTGATGTTTCCGCTGCTGGCGTCGCGAACGCTGAAGAAAAAAGAAGCCGAAGAACGTGCGCTGCACTATCTGGAAAAGGTCGGGCTGGCGGCGTTCGCCGATGCTTATCCGCACACCTTGTCAGGTGGTATGAAAGCGCGGGTGGCGATTGCCCGGGCGTTGGCGATGCAGCCGAAAATCCTCTTGATGGACGAGCCGTTTGCCGCGCTGGACGCGCTGACCCGACGCAAGATGCAGGAAGAATTGCTGCTGCTCTGGGAGGAGGTGCGCTTCACCCTGCTGTTCGTCACGCACTCGATCGAAGAGGCGCTGGTGGTCGGTAATCGCATCCTGTTGCTGTCGCCACATCCAGGGCGGGTGAGGGCGGAAGTACACAGTCATCAATACGATCTGCAGAGTCTTGGCGGCGTGGCGTTTCAGGAGTCGGCACGGCGTATTCATCGTTTGCTGTTCGATGAGGGCCAGTCGCCGGAAACCGAGCAAGTGCACGACTTTAACGACATTCGCATCGCCTATTGA